From the Lytechinus variegatus isolate NC3 chromosome 5, Lvar_3.0, whole genome shotgun sequence genome, the window TGCTCGCCATTGTCTTCAGTTTGGAAAAGTGGAATCAATTCACTTTTGGTCGAGAAGTCAAGGTTTACACAGACCACAATCTGCTGGAGAGCATTGTCAAGAAGCCTGTGGACAGGGTACCGAAGCAGCTGCAAGGAATGCTCCTCAGAGCAATGGCTTACAACATTGATGTTCATTATGTAAGAGGCAAAGAGAACTTCTACCAGAAGAAGAGGTCCTTGAATGGAGACAACATACTGGCAGTGATGAGACTCTCTAGGCCCTGAAGAAGGTATTGGATGGTTGGCCGGACCAGAAGCACCAGGCCCCAGCTCTCGTACTTCCATACTTCAAACGTCTGCGACGAATTGACAGTGACTGATGGGTTAATCTTCAGAGGAGCGCGGCTGGTGGTGCCAAAACAAATGAGGAAGAAGGTCATGAAAATCTTCATGTAGGTCACAATGGTGTGGATTGGACATTGAGTCGAAGAAGCTTGTATTCTGGCCGAATATGACGCAGGAGATAAGGGAATGGATCCAGACATGCGAGACTTGTACGGAATATTCCAGTGCTCAAGCTCCTCAGCAACTCATGTCACACCTAGTTCCAGACAGACCATTGGAGAAGATCCGTGTAGACCTGACGACTCTGGATGGGACTGAATACCTTGTAACAGTTTGTTACTTATCAAATTTCTTTGAATTAGACAAGGTCAACATGGAGACGTCTGCTAGAGTATAACAATCAAGCTTAGTAATCATTTCAGCAGATACGGCAAGGGAATTTGATACATTTGCAAAGGAGCTTGGAATCACACACATAAACAATATCGCCATACAGTAGCAAGTGAATGGATAGGCAGAGGCAGCTGTGAAGGCAGCAAAGAAATTGCTGAAGAAGTGCAGATCGTCAGGAGAGGATCAGAACCTTGCCCTGATGAACTCAAAAAATTCAAGGCCTTGACTCAAGTCCTGCCCAGCTTTTCTTGGGACACCAGACCAAGACAAGAATTCCAACAGCTGAATCTCTCTTGCATCCCGAGACTCAAGAAACAAAACATGAGAGAGAGCAGCTAAAATGTAAccaagagagacaggcaaagtaTAACAATAAGCATGCCAAGGACTTGCCTGTTCTTACTGAAGGTGATGTAGTAAGGATGAAGCCATTTTATCCTGGAGAAGACCGTTGGAAGGCAGTAATACTTCGACTAGATGAACGCTCTTATGAGGTAGACCATGATGGTACTATCTACAGATGTAACAGAGAACACGTGAGGGCTAGCAGAGAGTCACTTGATACACAGAACTCTGTTCTGGTCACCTCTAGACCAGAAACAGATCATCCTTCATCACGTATCCAGTCGTCGAGACAGCCTGTTCTGGTCATCTCTAGACCAGAGACAGGTCTTCGCACTGAGGGTCAGCGTTCCACTACCAACACTGGAGGAGTGAGGTCCACTGATGTCAACCCACCCGGGGAACCAACTGCATTAGCGTTGAGACGCTTGACTCGCCAAGGACGAATTCTAgagaggtaaaaaaaattagaacTTAATCTGgcgtaaaaaaaagttttgaccCGTTTGTTTTTCGgcatatttttcacattttacaacTCTGACATTACCAATTATGTCAATTTTATCTAATCAGATCTATAGGTCAATATCTAAAATACTTCTTGTGAAATTTAAAACTTGGAAATTTGGATTCCTGTTTTCTGAAATGTGAATTATGCATTAGACTTTAACAAAGTTTAATTCCGGAAGACGCCTAGTGAATGTGAAGTTATAGAAAGTTTGTTTGCTCCAGTGATCTGAAAAGAGGTGGAATTTTAATGGAACTTTAAACCTACCAGGACATGAACACATAAAGAAGAAATTTTTCTTATACATGCATTTCATGTTTATCTGATATGTAAAGGTCATATAGACGTGTAGTCTGCTTAATGTTTTGGAATATCGTCTGATTTTGATCGatatgattttgtttaaaaaaaaaatctttcaccAAAACTACAAAAAGGGAAGGATAAGATAATATTGTGTCTATGTGGTCCAGTTGAGACTATAATGTTTATACTGAAATAGGGTGCTAttagcatatatatatatatagagagagagagagctattagaaatatatatatatagagagagagagagtttggCACTGGAAATCATTGTTTGACATGTTGCTATTCAGGACTCCCTATCTTCAGATAAGGACCAAGATGCCATAACATGCATAGATCTGTTTCACCAAAACAATGCAaatcttcaaaatgtcataactttgttcttctctgtctgattttgatcaaatttttttcatattttttggtttagtttttctttatctgttaaaACCTTTTCGTTTTCAGCCTTGAGTACCCCTTTATATCCACAGCGTGCACGCAACACATCCTCTTTCAATCCAGGCTGCAGCGTAGCTGACTACAGATCAACATCCATATGCACGCACAATCAATTAAGTTCTAAAATTAAATCTCCCCATAAAACTTGTTAAATGTCAACACTTTGACATATAACTTCCTATAAGTCAACTTGACGAGATAGTGTATCTCGCCACTTTGACATCCAACTTTTCATAAGTTGACTTGGCGAGACAGGTTATCTGGACAAGTCAATGGCACTTTGATTACAAGTCAACAAATAGACAAGTATTTTCAGCCCTTCCTGATTTTTAGTGCTTTGCGTACAGTATATTGTCCAGGAATTGAACACAACACTTAAAGAATTTCCCACTAGTGTCCAAGGAAATCCAAAACATAATGTTTTCAAAATGTTCTTTGGGCTGTGTAAACTTGTATCAAATATAAATATGGCAATATCAACAATTCACGCGGCTAAAACACAGTCACTGACACAGATTAAATGCTGAATTAATATGGACTTCTGTCATTTATCACCATCACTCCCGCCTCTGGAATCTGCCGCCTGTTCCCTGGATCCAGGCCGACCCACATTGTCCAGCGACCGTTGCTTTGGCAGTAACTGCTGCTTCTGTTCTTGTAGCGTACGTGGCGGATGGTGCTGCTGAGCTTGAGCCATGTGTTGTGCATGTTGCGGCTGTTGCTTTGGATGCAGATGCTGCtggttttgttgttgttcttgttgtCTAGGTGATGACTGATGATGTTGTTTGGAAGGAGAATGGGAGAGTCCTGGCCGAGTCTCGTCCTCTTCTTCATCAAGGTCGGGTGGGACGATGTCTTCAAGAGCAGCTGAGAAAATGGAAGACATACAGTACAGTTTTCATTAATAAGTCAACCTTAAgttgaatcatttttttaaaccagaaTAATATGCTAGACATTTTATTAAATGACCTCTACTTATTAAAACTAAAATCCTCTACCTACGAAGAAGTTATTATAACAATCCATATGTTGTTTGAAATCATGGGCTATGAAGCCAATGAGTAGATTCAGATCGACGTTGCACTATCCCCTATGTCATTGAACACCACAcggaaggaggaggaagaggagaaggaagagaaCGAGGAGTAGGATAAAAGAAATTGACTTAAATGCTACCACTTACCAACAAATGCCCTTGGATAATCTGTAGCTAACTTCTTTTTCAGTGCTCTAGAAGAAACAACATCAAAATGGTAGTTAGTAtctcatttaaaaataatttgcacATTTACCTACATTGCTTATTACACTTTGTTTCTAAGTGcattacattgtaattattattactaagaAAGAATCAAAACCGCTTctcacattaaaaacaaattattttgattttcctcAAAAACTTGGTCAACAAAGTAATGAAAGAGCTTATAGGAAAAGCATTTATTAGAACTTAGAAGCATGTTTTTGTTTCCTCAAATGCTTatgtattttaaaagaaaattgcaataaattaTTCAATTAGCATGTGCACTGAAAATCTTTAATTTTAACGA encodes:
- the LOC121415071 gene encoding kxDL motif-containing protein 1-like isoform X2, encoding MTSSNTGTSLTPGSDAFLDSLLSMVNQEDMIAILKAQSQMLDRFEKTNEMLSNFNRLSAKRYEKTFEQFKEHTETLLTMKKDLDTVFRRIRALKKKLATDYPRAFVAALEDIVPPDLDEEEDETRPGLSHSPSKQHHQSSPRQQEQQQNQQHLHPKQQPQHAQHMAQAQQHHPPRTLQEQKQQLLPKQRSLDNVGRPGSREQAADSRGGSDGDK
- the LOC121415071 gene encoding nuclear transcription factor Y subunit beta-like isoform X1, coding for MTIIFQKPYNCIKPRMTSSNTGTSLTPGSDAFLDSLLSMVNQEDMIAILKAQSQMLDRFEKTNEMLSNFNRLSAKRYEKTFEQFKEHTETLLTMKKDLDTVFRRIRALKKKLATDYPRAFVAALEDIVPPDLDEEEDETRPGLSHSPSKQHHQSSPRQQEQQQNQQHLHPKQQPQHAQHMAQAQQHHPPRTLQEQKQQLLPKQRSLDNVGRPGSREQAADSRGGSDGDK